GCTCGACGACAAGCAACTGGCCTTCTCGTTGGGAGCCGCCGACTTTCTCACCAAACCCGTGGATGGCCCCAAGTTACAGGCCGCGTTGGAACGGCACCAAATCCGAGCGAGTGCGACCAAACCCGTTCTGATCATCGACGACGATCCCGATGCGCGCCAGCTCCTGCGGCGCTTGTTTGAAAGGGAAGGCTGGACGGTTCGTGAAGCCTCCAACGGACAGGAAGGCCTGGAATCGGCGCAATCCATGCCACCGCGATTGATCATTCTGGACCTCATGATGCCGGTCATGGACGGCTTTCAATTCCTTGAACGCTGGCTTGTCCAGGCGCACCATGAACTTGTGCCCGTGATCGTCGTCACATCGAAGGATCTCTCCTTGAACGAGACGCAACAGTTGCAAGGAACCGTCCAGCAAGTGCTCCGAAAAGGGGGATTCGATTCCCAAGAATTGCTGGCCCGAATCCGCGGCCTTTTTGCGGCCAAACAGATGCTCAACCCTTGACCTTATCCAGCCCCCCCTTGCCTATGCGCAAAATCCTGCTTGTCGAAGACAACGAAATGAATCGCGACATGCTAAGCCGGCGACTGATCCGGCGCGGATTCGACATCGTCCTCGCCACGGACGGAGAGCAAGCGATCCGGCTTGCCCAGACGGAACGGCCTGATCTGATCCTGATGGATATGAGCTTGCCGGTGCTCGACGGCTGGGAAGCAACCCGCCAGCTCAAAGCCAACGAAGCGACGCGATCGATCCCCATCATCGCGCTGACAGCCCACGCCATGCAAAGCGATGAGGAACGGGCGCGTGCCGCCGGATGCGATGATTTCGACACGAAACCCATCGAGCTCCCCCGCCTGCTCGCCAAGATCGAGGCGCGTCTGGGCCCGGAAGCGTCTTGAAAATGCCCGATCCCACCCCATCCCAAGCGCCCCCTGTCCCGACGGCCTCTCACTTGTCGAAACTGCGGCACGATCTCCGCACCCCTATCAACCACATTCTGGGGTACTGTGAGATGCTCCTGGAAGATCCCCCCTCGACACATTGGGATTCATATCCGTCTGACCTCAACCGTATCCATGAATCCGGGGAACGTCTCCTGGCCCTGGTCAACAGCTATCTCGACCTGGCTCGCAATCCTGCTTTCAAGGAAGAGCTCGCCCAGGCTCAACACGATTTTCGCAACCCGTTAACCACGTCATTGGCTATGCGGAGATGCTCCTGGACCAAGCCCGGGAGATGGGCCTCGCCACCGTGGCTTCCGACCTCTCCAAAATCGCCGCCTCCGGCCATGTCCTCCTGGAATTGGTCGAATCGCGCCTGCTTCGCCCCCCAAGCCGGCATGCCAAAACCGGAAGACTCCACGTGGCCGGTGGTGGAAGGTCCGGTGGCCGTGGCCCATTTGACCGATCTGGATGGAGGGAAAGTCTTGGTCGTGGACGACCATCCTTTGAATCGGGAAATGCTGGAACGCCGTCTGCGCAAACATGGATTCCACGTCGCCACGGCTGCTCGCGGCGAAGAAACGCTGGCGTTGCTCAAGTCGGACTCCTTCGACTTGGTCCTGCTCGACATGGTCATGCCGGAAATGGACGGGTTTCAGGTTCTGCGGCGAATCAAGGCCGACCGAAGCCTTTCCGGCCTGCCCGTGATCATGCTCTCGGCCGCCGACGAAGCCGCCACGGCGGTTCATTGCATCAAAATGGGAGCGGACGATTTTCTTCCGAAACCTTGCAACACAACGCTTCTCCTCGCACGCATCGAATCGGCCTTGGCCAAAAGACATTGGCGTGAATTGCGGCGTTCAACCCACGGTTTCTTTTATGACCAAGGCACTCTCCAAAGCGGAAGTCCCTGCTACGTCGAACGGGACGCCGATCGGGAACTGGACGAAGCTTTGGCCTGCCGAGAGTTTTGTTATGTGTTGACTTCCAGACAGATGGGAAAGTCATCCTTAATGTTCCGCACCGCGGGTGTACTGCGGGAACGAGGATCGACCGTGGTGGTTTTAGACCTTACCGCTTTGGGACTCAACCTGACCCCTGAGCAATGGTACGACGGATTGCTCAGTCGCATCGGCCGGCAGTTGAGATTGGAGGACGAGTTGGAGGAGTTTTGGATGCGGAAGAGCAGGTTGGGGCCGGTTCAGCGGCTGCTCGCGGCTCTTCGGGAGGTGGTGCTCAAGCGCTTTTCTGGACCCCTGGTGGTCTTCATTGACGAGCTTGACGTGGTGCGAAGCTTGCCGTTCTCGACCGATGAATTCTTCGCCGCTCTCCGCGAAGCTCACAATGCCCGCTCGGAAGATCCGGAATTGGGCCGGCTTGTATTTTGTTTGCTTGGCGTCGCCACACCTTCCGACCTCGTGCGGGACACCCGGGCCGCGCCCTTCAACATCGGACGCAGGATTGAGCTCGCTGATTTCTCAAAAGCCGAGACGGCTCTGCTCGCACCCGGCCTGGGGCGAGAACCCGAGTCAGCGAGGGACATGATGGATCGGGTCTTCCATTGGACCCGGGGCCACCCTTACCTCACCCAGAGGATCGGGCGGAGCATTGCCGAACGGCCCGAGGTTACCTCGGCTGGACAGATCGACGACTTGGTGCGGGAGCTGTTCCTGACCCCGAAAGCGAGGGAGAGCGACAATAATCTCCAATTTG
The DNA window shown above is from Verrucomicrobiota bacterium and carries:
- a CDS encoding response regulator, with protein sequence MPDPTPSQAPPVPTASHLSKLRHDLRTPINHILGYCEMLLEDPPSTHWDSYPSDLNRIHESGERLLALVNSYLDLARNPAFKEELAQAQHDFRNPLTTSLAMRRCSWTKPGRWASPPWLPTSPKSPPPAMSSWNWSNRACFAPQAGMPKPEDSTWPVVEGPVAVAHLTDLDGGKVLVVDDHPLNREMLERRLRKHGFHVATAARGEETLALLKSDSFDLVLLDMVMPEMDGFQVLRRIKADRSLSGLPVIMLSAADEAATAVHCIKMGADDFLPKPCNTTLLLARIESALAKRHWRELRRSTHGFFYDQGTLQSGSPCYVERDADRELDEALACREFCYVLTSRQMGKSSLMFRTAGVLRERGSTVVVLDLTALGLNLTPEQWYDGLLSRIGRQLRLEDELEEFWMRKSRLGPVQRLLAALREVVLKRFSGPLVVFIDELDVVRSLPFSTDEFFAALREAHNARSEDPELGRLVFCLLGVATPSDLVRDTRAAPFNIGRRIELADFSKAETALLAPGLGREPESARDMMDRVFHWTRGHPYLTQRIGRSIAERPEVTSAGQIDDLVRELFLTPKARESDNNLQFVKRWMLSDSAQRTALWRSYRAALSGWTSLDDHLPLPVLNLLQLSGIVRFEEGGIEVRNRIYASVFDEDWLRSHEQA
- a CDS encoding response regulator; protein product: MRKILLVEDNEMNRDMLSRRLIRRGFDIVLATDGEQAIRLAQTERPDLILMDMSLPVLDGWEATRQLKANEATRSIPIIALTAHAMQSDEERARAAGCDDFDTKPIELPRLLAKIEARLGPEAS